A window from Engraulis encrasicolus isolate BLACKSEA-1 chromosome 11, IST_EnEncr_1.0, whole genome shotgun sequence encodes these proteins:
- the LOC134459081 gene encoding TNF receptor-associated factor 2: MATQEPSPPSSMESNKPGFPKKILANKLEDKHLCNCCHNILRRPFQAQCGHRFCSYCFNRTVSNGPQKCNACIKEDIFEDPTSILKQGCAFPDNAARREVETLAAICVNDGCTWKGSIKEYELSHEGKCEFMIIPCPSCKERIRFSDQERHNERECPERTLNCKYCKEPFHFKNIKAHDEICPKYPMICEGCAKKKIPREKYVDHIKFCSKFRTPCRYHVVGCDMLVEKEKIHEHERACSHEHLNLLLHFIMGMKLSLEGLQPQSLELAGHKAHELHQSLRELEARVSQLNAMSANPAIGPPVQGASSSSSSSGSAGASGSSSGAGGAGGAAAPPPPLPQPTATLPTSFTPLPSSVGAALELQLHSEKTKVAELGRRCQELEVKAGTFQDVVCVLNREVERFATTIEASNRQHRLDQDKIEALSNKVRQLERTVGVKDLTVAEMEGRLREMSATTFDGVFIWRISDFTKKRQDAVAGRAPAMFSPAFYTSKYGYKMCLRIYLNGDGTGRGSHLSLFFVVMRGQSDALLKWPFNQKVTLMLLDQSNREHIIDAFRPDVTSSSFQRPVSEMNIASGCPLFCPLAKLEGKNSYIRDDTIFIKAIVDLTGL; this comes from the exons ATGGCAACACAGGAACCTTCTCCCCCATCATCAATGGAGAGCAACAAACCAGGCTTCCCCAAGAAGATCTTGGCCAATAAGCTGGAGGATAAGCACCTTTGCAACTGCTGCCACAACATATTGAGGAGACCGTTCCAAGCTCAGTGTGGCCATCGCTTCTGTTCCTATTGCTTCAACAGGACTGTCAG CAATGGACCCCAGAAATGTAACGCCTGTATCAAGGAGGACATATTCGAAGACCCCACATCTATTCTCAAGCAAGGCTGT GCCTTTCCTGACAATGCAGCTCGGAGAGAAGTGGAGACGCTTGCTGCTATTTGCGTCAACGACGGTTGCACATGGAAGGGCAGTATCAAAGAGTATGAG cTAAGCCACGAGGGAAAGTGTGAGTTCATGATCATCCCCTGCCCGTCGTGTAAAGAACGCATCCGCTTCAGTGACCAGGAGAGGCACAATGAGCGAGAGTGTCCCGAACGAACACTCAACTGCAAGTACTGCAAAGAGCCATTCCACTTCAAAAACATAAAG GCACATGATGAGATCTGCCCCAAGTATCCAATGATCTGTGAAGGCTGCGCAAAAAAGAAGATCCCCCGGGAGAAG TATGTGGACCATATCAAGTTTTGCAGCAAATTCAGAACTCCGTGCAGATATCACGTGGTGGGCTGTGACATGCTG GTTGAGAAGGAGAAGATCCATGAGCATGAGCGCGCCTGCTCCCACGAGCACCTGAACCTGCTGCTGCACTTCATCATGGGCATGAAGCTGAGTCTGGAGGGGCTGCAGCCCCAGAGCCTGGAGCTGGCCGGCCACAAAGCCCACGAGCTGCACCAGAGCCTGCGCGAGCTGGAGGCCCGCGTCAGCCAGCTGAACGCCATGTCCGCCAACCCCGCCATCGGGCCTCCCGTGCAGggggcctcctcctcttcctcctcctctggttcCGCTGGAGCCTCCGGTTCCTCCTCCGGAgccggtggtgctggtggtgccgcTGCCCCTCCTCCGCCTCTGCCACAGCCCACGGCCACATTGCCCACCTCCTTCACCCCGCTGCCCAGCTCTGTGGGCGCGGCGCTGGAGCTGCAGCTGCACAGCGAGAAGACCAAG GTGGCAGAGCTGGGCCGGCGCTGCCAGGAGCTGGAGGTGAAGGCGGGCACGTTCCaagacgtggtgtgtgtgttgaaccGTGAGGTGGAGCGCTTTGCCACCACCATTGAGGCTAGCAACCGCCAGCACCGCCTGGACCAGGACAAGATCGAGGCCCTTAGTAACAAG GTGCGGCAGCTTGAGCGCACGGTGGGGGTTAAGGACCTTACGGTGGCTGAGATGGAGGGCCGGCTCCGTGAGATGTCCGCCACCACCTTCGATGGTGTCTTCATCTGGAGGATCTCAGACTTCACCAAGAAGAGACAGGATGCTGTTGCAGGACGAGCCCCCGCTATGTTCTCCCCTG CGTTCTACACCAGCAAGTATGGCTACAAGATGTGCCTGCGTATCTACCTGAATGGAGACGGGACGGGCCGAGGCTCACACCTCTCTCTGTTCTTCGTGGTGATGAGGGGACAGAGTGATGCTCTGCTCAAGTGGCCATTCAACCAGAAG GTCACCCTCATGCTGCTGGACCAGAGCAACCGCGAGCACATCATAGACGCCTTCCGGCCTGATGTCACTTCCTCTTCCTTCCAGCGGCCCGTCAGCGAGATGAACATCGCCAGCGGGTGCCCGCTCTTCTGCCCGCTGGCCAAGCTGGAGGGCAAAAACTCCTACATCCGCGACGACACCATCTTCATCAAGGCAATTGTCGACCTCACTGGCCTCTAA